In Rattus norvegicus strain BN/NHsdMcwi chromosome 3, GRCr8, whole genome shotgun sequence, a genomic segment contains:
- the Lcn4l1 gene encoding LOW QUALITY PROTEIN: vomeronasal secretory protein 2 (The sequence of the model RefSeq protein was modified relative to this genomic sequence to represent the inferred CDS: inserted 1 base in 1 codon; substituted 1 base at 1 genomic stop codon), whose product MKCLLLAVTLFGLLAILXAQDDLPFLSDEKKLSGIWFLKATVSQRRQTGEQTVVAFPHSLTCPEEGILEIRNTFMSGGQCIKVLLHMQRTEESGQYSTFFCHNFFYIYELPVKDHYIVYMESIPFEKXFQEGHLIGKCPKENLEALEEFKEFIQCKGLLQEDIIVPEQRGNLLSQEAVIMPGGVLKHNFLDT is encoded by the exons ATGAAGTGCCTGCTCCTGGCTGTCACACTGTTTGGCCTGTTGGCTATTCTATAGGCCCAGGATGACCTGCCCTTCCTCTCAGATGAAAAGAAA CTCTCAGGTATCTGGTTTCTAAAGGCCACAGTGAGTCAAAGGAGACAGACAGGGGAGCAAACTGTGGTTGCATTCCCTCATAGCCTCACATGCCCAGAAGAAGGAATCTTGGAGATCAGGAACACTTTCAT GTCTGGTGGACAGTGTATTAAGGTACTacttcacatgcagagaacagAGGAGTCTGGTCAATATAGTACct TTTTTTGTCATAACTTTTTCTACATCTATGAGCTACCAGTGAAGGACCACTACATTGTTTACATGGAAAGCATTCCATTTGAGA AATTTCAAGAAGGACACCTCATAG GAAAGTGTCCAAAAGAAAACCTGGAGGCCTTAGAAGAATTTAAGGAATTCATACAATGCAAAGGACTTCTTCAAGAAGACATCATTGTACCTGAGCAGAGGG GGAACCTACTTAGTCAGGAAGCAGTGATCATGCCAGGAGGTGTCCTCAAGCATAATTTCCTGGATACTTAG